The following proteins are encoded in a genomic region of Primulina huaijiensis isolate GDHJ02 chromosome 3, ASM1229523v2, whole genome shotgun sequence:
- the LOC140972972 gene encoding uncharacterized protein, whose protein sequence is MDSLLANYASSDEEEQKQHSKPLVSKSEAEEEQDFPSKSTSRPGGIFSSLPPPKSSLFNSLPPPKSQSFPDPEPPTNYVQQDEQIDDHVRENSKPKASSSSLFSSLPTPKSSTSASSSTTSKKVVQFRPPPMINLFSSGVNDEDEDEDEEERQRKKSKASLSTSAMSFLSSMPAPKNSATLGAMPSALGSGRRCIIESEARDSTESVTGSDKVVSSNVGFLNDQSDEMNYDNSSWSLGSESSKSYSAVESFHGENVASAVVSSVMENDGDGVNSNLGSSEVKSDELNYDYSGRISGTESYYNHHNGGKFVSVGPEAVDYSYGDEDNSDYPNYAAGYGYYSSNPQNENNWADTSIMTAFPEASGGVENTLNIYGKRGRRDAPQDIVEVKQDELMKNRPREDQTKMTGIAFGPAYQPTSTKGKPSKLHKRKHQIGSLLFDMKQKEMELAERRSKGYATKAQTQAKYGW, encoded by the exons aTGGATTCATTGTTGGCAAATTACGCCTCCTCTGATGAAGAAGAACAGAAGCAGCACTCGAAACCACTTGTATCGAAGTCCGAAGCTGAAGAAGAACAAGATTTCCCCTCAAAGTCCACTTCGAGACCCGGTGGGATTTTCAGTTCTCTCCCGCCCCCAAAATCATCTCTTTTCAATTCATTGCCCCCTCCAAAATCCCAATCGTTCCCTGACCCCGAGCCCCCAACGAATTACGTGCAACAAGATGAACAAATTGATGATCATGTTAGAGAAAATTCAAAGCCGAAGGCATCATCTTCATCGCTGTTCTCGTCCCTTCCTACGCCCAAATCATCGACTTCCGCTTCTTCTTCAACTACCTCCAAAAAGGTTGTTCAATTTAGGCCTCCGCCAATGATAAATCTGTTTTCTTCTGGCGTTAATGACGAGGACGAGGATGAGGATGAAGAGGAAAGACAAAGGAAAAAGTCTAAAGCATCATTATCTACCTCTGCAATGTCATTTTTATCTAGTATGCCCGCACCTAAGAACTCGGCCACTTTGGGCGCTATGCCTTCTGCTTTGGGTTCTGGCAGGAGATGCATAATTGAATCTGAAGCTCGAGATTCTACTGAGAGTGTGACCGGAAGTGATAAGGTTGTAAGTTCAAATGTCGGATTTCTCAATGATCAATCGGATGAGATGAATTATGATAATTCTAGTTGGAGTTTAGGAAGTGAAAGCTCGAAAAGTTACAGTGCAGTTGAATCTTTCCATGGTGAAAATGTTGCTTCAGCTGTTGTGAGCAGCGTTATGGAGAATGATGGCGACGGTGTGAATTCCAATTTGGGATCCTCCGAGGTTAAATCTGATGAGTTGAATTATGATTATTCTGGTAGGATTTCAGGAACTGAAAGCTATTATAATCATCATAATGGAGGAAAATTTGTTAGTGTTGGCCCTGAGGCTGTTGATTATTCGTACGGGGATGAGGATAATTCGGATTACCCGAATTATGCTGCGGGTTATGGGTATTATAGTAGCAATCCACAGAATGAGAATAATTGGGCTGATACTTCAATTATGACTGCATTTCCTGAGGCATCAGGAGGGGTTGAGAATACCCTTAATATTTATGGAAAGAGGGGTAGGAGAGATGCTCCACAAGATATAGTTGAGGTGAAGCAGGACGAGTTGATGAAAAATCGGCCAAGGGAAGACCAGACCAAAATGACTGGGATTGCATTTGGCCCTGCATATCAG CCCACATCAACCAAGGGTAAGCCTTCAAAGTTGCACAAGAGGAAGCACCAGATTGGATCTTTGCTTTTTGACATGAAACAAAAAGAGATGGAGTTGGCTGAACGACGCTCTAAAGGATACGCTACTAAAGCTCAGACGCAAGCGAAATACGGTTGGTGA
- the LOC140972971 gene encoding FRIGIDA-like protein 3 — MEDNISVATLVDSTASKIQQLQKAFAELESHRAITLNLKWKQLEEHFSGLQKSLKRRFTELEDHEKEFETKIVESRDMLEKRKAAIVAKEQDSLERLQEKRDAAVLAILAAMENNGKPFSVHSGSISKQNLTKVPVVEKQMPDPIVVESEFVRVKKPFENMHVEVKSYPELVSFCEQMNSEGLHKFISDNRKNLATLREEIPMALRAAADPASLVLDSLKGFYGMETPNSDARKDSNLLGLRRTCIMLMECLSSLVVILDVHSLSGIISENVKERARVIAEDWKPKLDHLDVDANNGNSLEAHAFLQLLASFGINSDFDEEILTKLIPMVSRRRQTAELCRYLGLSDRMPGVIDVLVKNGRQIDAVNLAFAFELTNQFPPIALLKSYLSEVKKVSAAAKPGNMSPTASTQTDANEKELAALKAVIKCIEDHKLEEQFPVDPLQKQVLEIEKAKADKKRATEVAKPQPKRPRANAGGYAPRVANAAADKNFYGRMTDRYAPPYIYERPYAYPGPNDHHVPTFLGTASYNFSHNHGNFFGNAYQYQPAYLH; from the exons AAGAGCATTTTAGCGGGCTTCAGAAGTCCTTGAAAAGACGATTCACGGAACTTGAAGATCATGAAAAGGAGTTTGAAACCAAAATAGTTGAATCAAGAGATATGTTGGAGAAGCGTAAAGCAGCTATTGTGGCTAAAGAGCAAGATTCTCTTGAGAGGCTTCAAGAAAAGCGAGATGCCGCTGTCTTGGCTATTCTGGCTGCAATGGAGAATAACGGAAAGCCATTTTCTGTGCATTCAGGTTCCATAAGTAAACAGAACCTAACCAAAGTACCTGTCGTGGAGAAACAAATGCCTGATCCCATTGTTGTAGAGAGTGAATTTGTTAGGGTGAAAAAACCTTTTGAAAATATGCATGTAGAGGTGAAGTCTTATCCAGAGTTGGTGAGTTTTTGCGAACAGATGAACTCAGAAGGACTACACAAATTTATATCAGACAACCGCAAAAATCTTGCTACGTTAAGGGAGGAAATTCCTATGGCACTGAGGGCTGCAGCTGACCCTGCTTCCCTGGTTCTGGATTCGCTGAAAGGTTTCTATGGCATGGAAACTCCAAATTCAGATGCTCGGAAAGATTCAAATCTCTTAGGACTTCGCAGGACCTGTATCATGCTGATGGAATGCCTTAGCAGCTTAGTTGTAATTCTTGATGTTCACTCTCTATCTGGAATTATCTCAGAAAATGTGAAGGAACGAGCAAGAGTGATTGCTGAAGATTGGAAACCAAAGTTAGATCATCTTGATGTTGATGCCAACAATGGAAATTCGTTAGAGGCGCATGCATTTCTGCAGCTTCTGGCTTCTTTTGGTATTAATTCAGATTTTGACGAGGAAATCTTGACCAAACTAATTCCCATGGTATCTCGCCGTCGCCAGACTGCTGAATTATGCCGTTACCTTGGATTGTCAGATAGAATGCCAG GCGTGATTGATGTGCTGGTGAAGAATGGAAGGCAGATCGATGCTGTCAATTTAGCATTTGCTTTTGAACTTACCAATCAGTTTCCACCAATTGCATTGTTGAAATCCTACTTGTCTGAGGTGAAAAAAGTGTCTGCAGCTGCCAAACCTGGAAATATGTCACCTACTGCTTCTACACAG ACTGATGCAAATGAGAAAGAGCTCGCTGCACTTAAAGCTGTGATCAAGTGCATTGAAGATCACAAGCTTGAGGAACAATTCCCAGTGGATCCACTCCAGAAACAAGTTCTTGAAATCGAGAAAGCAAAGGCTGACAAGAAAAGAGCTACAGAAGTTGCGAAACCACAACCCAAAAGACCTCGTGCCAATGCTGGTGGATATGCACCACGAGTCGCTAATGCAGCTGCTGACAAGAACTTCTACGGGAGAATGACTGACAGGTATGCACCCCCATACATCTATGAAAGGCCATATGCTTACCCTGGACCAAACGATCACCATGTTCCGACATTTCTTGGTACGGCCAGTTATAACTTCTCTCATAACCATGGAAACTTCTTTGGCAACGCTTACCAGTATCAGCCTGCTTATCTGCACTAA